One window of Cupriavidus oxalaticus genomic DNA carries:
- the ispH gene encoding 4-hydroxy-3-methylbut-2-enyl diphosphate reductase, with protein MQVILAQPRGFCAGVVRAIEIVDRALVKHGAPVFVRHEIVHNKHVVEGLKEKGARFVEELDEVPTGAVTIFSAHGVSRAVVADASQRQLHAIDATCPLVIKVHTQGRQYAASGRTVILIGHAGHPEVEGTMGQIPGKVILVQNEAEVEQLDLPPETPVAYVTQTTLSVDDTRNIIAALARRFSNLVGPDTRDICYATQNRQSAVRDLCKLADVILVIGATNSSNSNRLREIGTESGVPSYLIADGSELDPAWVRDANVVGITAGASAPEEMVEDVIAALRNLGPVEVTTMAGREEHAEFRLPAELAEVRPSAVPRKAGKAAARAEADTAPAAAGTSENIAG; from the coding sequence ATGCAGGTGATTCTGGCTCAGCCCCGCGGCTTCTGTGCCGGCGTGGTGCGCGCGATCGAGATCGTCGACCGCGCCCTCGTCAAGCACGGCGCGCCGGTGTTCGTGCGGCATGAGATTGTGCATAACAAGCACGTAGTAGAGGGGTTGAAAGAAAAAGGCGCGCGTTTTGTCGAAGAACTCGACGAAGTTCCGACCGGCGCCGTGACCATCTTCAGCGCGCACGGCGTTTCCCGCGCGGTCGTCGCCGATGCCAGCCAGCGCCAGCTGCATGCCATCGACGCCACCTGCCCGCTGGTGATCAAGGTCCATACCCAGGGCCGTCAGTACGCTGCCAGCGGCCGCACCGTGATCCTGATCGGCCATGCCGGCCATCCCGAGGTGGAAGGCACCATGGGCCAGATCCCGGGCAAGGTGATCCTGGTGCAGAACGAGGCCGAGGTCGAGCAGCTGGACCTGCCGCCCGAAACGCCGGTGGCCTACGTCACGCAGACCACGCTGAGCGTTGACGACACCCGCAATATCATCGCCGCGCTGGCCCGCCGCTTCAGCAACCTGGTCGGCCCCGATACGCGCGACATCTGCTACGCCACGCAAAACCGCCAGAGCGCCGTGCGCGACCTGTGCAAGCTGGCCGACGTCATCCTGGTGATCGGCGCGACCAACAGCTCCAACTCCAACCGCCTGCGCGAGATCGGCACCGAAAGCGGCGTGCCCAGCTACCTGATCGCCGACGGCAGCGAGCTGGACCCGGCCTGGGTGCGCGACGCCAACGTGGTCGGCATCACCGCCGGCGCCTCGGCGCCCGAGGAAATGGTCGAGGACGTGATCGCCGCGTTGCGCAATCTGGGCCCGGTCGAGGTCACCACCATGGCAGGGCGCGAGGAGCATGCCGAATTCCGCCTGCCCGCCGAACTGGCCGAGGTCAGGCCATCCGCCGTGCCGCGCAAGGCTGGCAAGGCCGCCGCCCGCGCCGAAGCCGACACCGCGCCTGCCGCTGCCGGCACCAGCGAGAATATCGCCGGCTAA
- the hpnA gene encoding hopanoid-associated sugar epimerase, whose amino-acid sequence MTRNDDVLVTGASGFLGSAIVRQALAQGFSVRVLVRPQSPRTNLAGLPVTVAEGDMRDAAAVAAALQGVRYLFHVAADYRLWAPDPEEIVRTNVDGTLAVMEAAQRAGVERVVYTSSVATLRVAGAQAPVDETAPMHPHEAIGAYKRSKVLAERVVERLVAEHGLPAVIVNPSTPIGPRDVRPTPTGRIIVEAAAGKIPAFVDTGLNLAHVDDVAEGHFLALERGRTGERYILGGDDVMLQQMLRDIAELCGRRPPTMQLPRWPLYPLARAAEAAARVTGKEPLITVDGLNMSRYRMFFTSAKARQQLGYAPRAYREGLRDALAWFRTQGYLGK is encoded by the coding sequence ATGACGAGAAACGATGACGTGCTGGTGACAGGAGCCTCGGGTTTCCTCGGGTCGGCGATAGTGCGGCAGGCCCTGGCGCAGGGTTTCAGCGTGCGCGTGCTGGTGCGCCCGCAGAGCCCGCGCACCAACCTGGCCGGCCTGCCGGTGACGGTGGCCGAGGGCGACATGCGCGACGCCGCCGCCGTGGCCGCCGCGCTGCAGGGCGTGCGCTACCTGTTCCACGTTGCCGCCGATTACCGGCTGTGGGCGCCCGATCCGGAGGAGATCGTGCGCACCAACGTCGATGGCACGCTGGCGGTAATGGAAGCCGCGCAGCGCGCCGGCGTCGAGCGCGTGGTCTATACCAGCAGCGTTGCCACGCTGCGCGTCGCCGGCGCGCAGGCGCCGGTGGACGAGACCGCGCCGATGCACCCGCACGAGGCCATCGGCGCCTACAAGCGCAGCAAGGTGCTGGCCGAACGCGTGGTCGAACGGCTGGTGGCCGAGCATGGCCTGCCCGCGGTGATCGTCAACCCGTCGACGCCGATCGGGCCGCGCGACGTCCGGCCCACGCCGACCGGCCGCATCATCGTCGAGGCGGCGGCCGGCAAGATCCCGGCCTTCGTAGATACCGGGCTGAACCTGGCGCATGTGGACGACGTCGCCGAGGGCCATTTCCTGGCACTGGAGCGCGGCCGCACCGGCGAGCGCTACATCCTGGGCGGTGACGACGTGATGCTGCAGCAGATGCTGCGCGATATCGCCGAGCTGTGCGGCCGGCGTCCGCCCACCATGCAACTGCCGCGCTGGCCGCTGTATCCGCTGGCGCGTGCGGCGGAAGCGGCGGCGCGGGTGACCGGTAAGGAGCCCCTCATTACCGTCGACGGGCTCAATATGTCGCGCTACCGGATGTTCTTCACGTCGGCCAAGGCGCGCCAGCAGTTGGGCTATGCGCCGCGCGCTTACCGCGAAGGGCTGCGCGATGCGCTGGCATGGTTCCGCACGCAGGGATATCTTGGCAAATGA
- the hpnH gene encoding adenosyl-hopene transferase HpnH, with amino-acid sequence MAIPLLQVARVGAYIVGKHLSRQKRYPLALMLEPLFRCNLACSGCGKIDYPDPILNQRLSVQECLDAVDECGAPVVSIAGGEPLLHKDMPEIVQGIIARRRFVYLCTNALLMEKKLDQYQPSPYFIWSVHLDGDREMHDRSVCQEGVYDRAVAAIRQAKERGFRVNINCTLFNDAEPERVASFFDSVKALGVDGITVSPGYAYERAPDQQHFLNRGKTRQLFRDILGRGRAGKNWAFSQSTLFLDFLAGNQTYHCTPWGNPARTVFGWQRPCYLVGEGYAKTFRELMDETDWDAYGTGNYEKCADCMVHSGYEATAVADTFAHPLKALGVSLRGVRTSGPMAPDIALDRQRPAEYVFSRHVEIKLEEIQRAKPPANQGRQAAKAEGAATH; translated from the coding sequence TTGGCCATCCCGCTCCTGCAGGTTGCCCGCGTGGGCGCCTACATCGTCGGCAAGCATCTGTCGCGGCAAAAACGGTATCCGCTCGCGCTGATGCTAGAGCCGCTGTTCCGCTGCAACCTGGCCTGCTCGGGCTGCGGCAAGATCGACTACCCCGATCCCATCCTGAACCAGCGCCTGTCGGTGCAGGAATGCCTGGACGCGGTCGACGAATGCGGCGCGCCGGTGGTCTCGATCGCCGGCGGCGAACCGCTGTTGCACAAGGACATGCCGGAGATCGTGCAGGGCATCATCGCCCGGCGCCGCTTTGTCTACCTGTGCACCAACGCGCTGCTGATGGAGAAGAAGCTGGACCAGTACCAGCCCAGCCCTTATTTCATCTGGTCGGTGCACCTGGACGGCGACCGCGAGATGCACGACCGCTCGGTGTGCCAGGAAGGCGTCTACGACCGCGCGGTGGCGGCGATCCGGCAGGCCAAGGAACGCGGCTTCCGCGTCAATATCAACTGCACGCTGTTCAACGATGCCGAGCCCGAGCGCGTGGCCAGTTTCTTCGACTCGGTCAAGGCGCTGGGGGTGGACGGCATCACCGTGTCGCCGGGCTATGCCTATGAGCGCGCGCCCGACCAGCAGCATTTCCTGAACCGCGGCAAGACCCGGCAACTGTTCCGCGACATCCTCGGCCGCGGCCGCGCGGGCAAGAACTGGGCCTTCAGCCAGTCGACGCTGTTCCTGGACTTCCTGGCGGGCAACCAGACTTACCATTGCACGCCGTGGGGCAACCCGGCGCGCACGGTGTTCGGCTGGCAGCGGCCGTGCTACCTGGTCGGCGAGGGCTATGCCAAGACCTTCCGCGAGCTGATGGACGAGACCGACTGGGACGCCTACGGCACCGGCAACTACGAGAAGTGCGCCGACTGCATGGTGCACAGCGGCTACGAGGCCACCGCGGTGGCGGATACCTTCGCCCACCCGCTCAAGGCGCTGGGCGTGAGCCTGCGCGGGGTGCGCACCAGCGGGCCGATGGCGCCCGATATTGCGCTGGACCGGCAGCGGCCGGCGGAGTACGTATTCTCGCGCCACGTCGAGATCAAGCTCGAGGAAATCCAGCGCGCGAAGCCGCCCGCCAATCAGGGCCGGCAGGCGGCCAAGGCCGAAGGCGCAGCCACGCACTGA
- a CDS encoding amino acid permease, translating to MSASAEHLQRGLGERHIRLMALGSAIGVGLFLGAGSAIKMAGPAIMLAYLIGGAMIFLIMRALGEMAVHNPVAGSFCRYAQDHMGPLAGYLTGWNYWFLWLVTCVAEITAVAIYMGMWFPDVPRWIWALAALAAMGSVNLMAVKAYGEFEFWFAMIKIVTIVLMLFGGGAMIVFGFGNGGVATGISNLWAHGGFMPNGASGVLMSLQMVMFAYLGVEMIGLTAGEARNPKKSIPDAINSVFWRILIFYVGALFVILSLYPWSEIGAQGSPFVLTFERLGIKTAAGIINFVVLTAALSSCNGGIFSTGRMLYNLALQGQAPAAFARVDRNGVPRRALLVSIAALLCGVLLNYLVPEKVFVWVTAISTFGAVWTWAIILVTQINFRRGLSAAERKALAFRMPFWPYGSYIALAFLALVVALMAYFPETRVALYVGPGWLVLLTICYYALDMRSRGPVSYRA from the coding sequence ATGAGTGCAAGCGCAGAGCATCTGCAACGCGGCCTGGGCGAACGCCACATCCGCCTGATGGCGCTGGGTTCGGCCATCGGCGTGGGCCTGTTCCTGGGCGCCGGCAGCGCCATCAAGATGGCCGGCCCCGCCATCATGCTGGCCTACCTGATCGGCGGCGCGATGATCTTCCTGATCATGCGCGCGCTGGGCGAGATGGCCGTGCACAACCCCGTGGCCGGCTCCTTCTGCCGCTACGCGCAGGACCACATGGGCCCGCTGGCGGGCTACCTGACCGGCTGGAACTACTGGTTCCTGTGGCTGGTGACCTGCGTGGCGGAGATCACCGCGGTGGCCATCTACATGGGCATGTGGTTCCCCGACGTGCCGCGCTGGATCTGGGCGCTGGCCGCGCTGGCCGCGATGGGCTCGGTCAACCTGATGGCGGTCAAGGCCTACGGCGAGTTCGAGTTCTGGTTCGCCATGATCAAGATCGTCACCATCGTGCTGATGCTGTTCGGCGGCGGCGCGATGATCGTGTTCGGCTTCGGCAACGGCGGCGTCGCCACCGGCATCTCCAACCTGTGGGCGCATGGCGGCTTCATGCCCAATGGCGCCTCGGGCGTGCTGATGTCGCTGCAGATGGTGATGTTTGCCTACCTGGGCGTGGAGATGATCGGCCTGACCGCCGGCGAGGCGCGCAACCCGAAGAAGTCGATCCCGGACGCGATCAACTCGGTGTTCTGGCGCATCCTGATCTTCTACGTGGGCGCGCTGTTCGTGATCCTGTCGCTGTACCCGTGGAGCGAGATCGGCGCGCAGGGCAGCCCGTTCGTGCTGACCTTCGAGCGCCTGGGCATCAAGACCGCCGCCGGCATCATCAACTTCGTGGTGCTGACCGCGGCGCTGTCGTCGTGCAACGGCGGCATCTTCAGCACCGGGCGCATGCTGTACAACCTGGCGCTGCAGGGCCAGGCGCCGGCGGCCTTCGCCAGGGTAGACCGCAACGGCGTGCCGCGCCGCGCGCTGCTGGTGTCGATCGCCGCGCTGCTGTGCGGCGTGCTGCTCAACTACCTGGTGCCGGAAAAGGTGTTCGTCTGGGTGACCGCGATCTCCACCTTCGGCGCGGTCTGGACCTGGGCCATCATCCTGGTCACGCAGATCAACTTCCGCCGCGGCCTGTCGGCGGCCGAGCGCAAGGCGCTGGCCTTCCGCATGCCGTTCTGGCCGTATGGTTCATACATCGCGCTGGCGTTCCTGGCGCTGGTGGTGGCGCTGATGGCCTACTTCCCGGAAACGCGCGTGGCGCTGTACGTGGGCCCGGGCTGGCTGGTGCTGCTGACAATCTGCTACTACGCGCTGGACATGCGCTCGCGCGGGCCGGTCAGCTACCGCGCCTGA
- a CDS encoding MlaC/ttg2D family ABC transporter substrate-binding protein — MKSYGLLPLVPLAAVVMVATAHAQAVQPGASPEKLVQTAVEGVVGTIQSNPDTRAGDLAKITAVVRKQFLPYADFRRTTRLAVGSAWRSATPEQQKQLYEQFETLLVRSYAVSLAQLREQNVKFRYQPSKAGSDASDVVVQTRVINNADEMQIDYRLQRTAAGWRIYDINMMGAWLIEVYRKQFADIVARGGVDGLVSYLTTHNARQNAD; from the coding sequence ATGAAGAGTTACGGTTTGCTCCCCCTGGTGCCGCTTGCGGCGGTGGTCATGGTTGCAACGGCGCACGCCCAGGCGGTCCAGCCCGGCGCCAGCCCCGAGAAGCTGGTGCAGACGGCGGTCGAAGGCGTGGTCGGCACGATCCAGTCCAACCCCGACACGCGCGCCGGCGACCTCGCCAAGATCACCGCGGTCGTGCGCAAGCAATTCCTGCCTTATGCCGATTTCCGGCGCACCACGCGGCTGGCGGTCGGCAGCGCCTGGCGCAGCGCGACGCCCGAGCAGCAGAAGCAGCTCTACGAGCAGTTCGAGACGCTGCTGGTGCGCAGCTACGCCGTATCGCTGGCGCAGCTGCGCGAGCAGAACGTCAAGTTCCGCTACCAGCCGTCCAAAGCCGGCAGCGACGCCTCCGACGTGGTGGTGCAGACGCGCGTGATCAACAATGCCGACGAGATGCAGATCGACTACCGGCTGCAGCGCACCGCCGCCGGCTGGCGCATCTATGACATCAACATGATGGGCGCGTGGCTGATCGAGGTGTATCGCAAGCAGTTCGCCGATATCGTCGCGCGCGGCGGCGTGGACGGACTGGTGAGCTACCTGACCACGCACAACGCCCGGCAGAACGCCGACTAG
- a CDS encoding glycosyltransferase has protein sequence MDIALALSLLTLAIWCGLLWLRAGFWRVHKPAAAPAPAQWPDVVAIIPARDESAVIARAVAGVLGQRYPGQLSLVVVDDHSQDGTADLARATAATTARPQALAVSGARELPPGWSGKVWAQSEGLAEADRIAARARYVWLTDADIWHGPGVLASLVARAEHERRDLVSLMVRLRCESAWERLVVPAFVFFFAKLYPFARVRDPRSRVAAAAGGCMLARRAALARIGGFAAIRGELIDDCSLAARIKPGGAIRLDLADDSLSLRPYDDWRSLWDMIARSAYTQLRYSPLLLAGAVAGMALTYLAPPLLALAGGWRLWPAWLAWGAMAFAYLPMLREYRQPAWLAPLLPVTALFYLGATIDSARRYWLRRGGQWKGRAQAPVRS, from the coding sequence ATGGATATCGCGCTGGCGCTGTCGCTGCTGACGCTGGCGATCTGGTGCGGGCTGCTGTGGCTGCGCGCCGGCTTCTGGCGCGTGCACAAGCCGGCCGCCGCACCGGCGCCGGCGCAATGGCCGGACGTGGTCGCCATCATCCCGGCCCGCGACGAGTCCGCGGTGATCGCGCGCGCGGTCGCGGGCGTGCTCGGCCAGCGCTATCCGGGGCAGCTCTCGCTGGTGGTGGTCGATGACCACAGCCAGGACGGCACCGCCGATCTCGCCCGCGCCACTGCCGCGACGACCGCGCGTCCGCAAGCGCTTGCGGTGTCCGGCGCGCGCGAGCTGCCGCCCGGCTGGAGCGGCAAGGTCTGGGCCCAGTCCGAGGGGCTGGCCGAAGCCGACCGCATCGCTGCGCGCGCCCGCTATGTCTGGCTGACCGATGCCGACATCTGGCATGGCCCCGGCGTGCTGGCATCGCTGGTGGCGCGCGCGGAGCACGAGCGGCGCGACCTGGTCTCGCTGATGGTGCGGCTGCGCTGCGAATCGGCGTGGGAGCGGCTGGTCGTGCCCGCGTTTGTCTTTTTCTTTGCCAAGCTCTACCCGTTCGCGCGCGTGCGCGACCCGCGCTCGCGCGTGGCCGCGGCGGCGGGCGGCTGCATGCTGGCCCGGCGCGCGGCGCTGGCGCGCATCGGCGGCTTTGCCGCGATCCGCGGCGAGCTGATCGACGACTGCAGCCTGGCGGCGCGCATCAAGCCCGGCGGCGCGATCCGGCTGGACCTGGCCGACGACAGCCTGTCGCTGCGTCCCTATGACGACTGGCGCAGCCTGTGGGACATGATCGCGCGCAGCGCCTATACGCAGTTGCGCTATTCGCCGCTGCTGCTGGCGGGCGCGGTGGCCGGCATGGCCCTGACCTACCTGGCGCCGCCGCTGCTGGCGCTGGCCGGCGGCTGGCGGCTGTGGCCGGCGTGGCTGGCATGGGGCGCGATGGCGTTTGCCTACCTGCCGATGCTGCGCGAGTACCGCCAGCCGGCATGGCTGGCGCCGCTGCTGCCGGTGACGGCGCTGTTCTACCTCGGCGCCACCATCGACTCGGCGCGGCGCTACTGGCTGCGCCGCGGCGGGCAGTGGAAGGGGCGGGCACAGGCGCCGGTGCGGTCCTGA
- a CDS encoding NADPH-dependent F420 reductase → MQEPANVFNPERRRMLRTGAMAMVALSLPPLSACARKPAAASDAGPGRIGVIGSGRIGGTIGGLWVKAGHPVLFSSRHPEALKPLVDGLGPLARAGTVAEAIAFADVLFLATPYNALPQLSQENAGAWSGKIVLDATNAFAQRDGAIADEAQRNGIGITTAKYLRGARVVRAFNFMGATNFANEHHRPGGLIAVPIAGDDEAALQVAARLVRDAGFEPVVVGPLASADRFAPGGPLFRQIGTAEEFRRKMSGQ, encoded by the coding sequence ATGCAAGAGCCGGCCAATGTCTTCAATCCCGAACGTCGCCGCATGCTGCGAACGGGGGCAATGGCCATGGTGGCGCTGAGCTTGCCGCCGTTGAGCGCCTGTGCCCGGAAGCCGGCTGCCGCCAGCGACGCGGGTCCGGGGCGCATCGGCGTGATCGGCTCCGGGCGCATTGGCGGCACCATCGGCGGCCTCTGGGTCAAGGCGGGGCACCCGGTCCTGTTCTCGTCGCGGCATCCTGAAGCGCTCAAGCCGCTGGTCGACGGCCTTGGCCCGCTGGCGCGGGCGGGAACGGTCGCCGAGGCAATCGCCTTTGCCGACGTGCTGTTTCTCGCCACCCCGTACAACGCCTTGCCGCAGCTAAGCCAGGAGAATGCCGGGGCATGGTCGGGCAAGATCGTGCTGGATGCCACCAATGCCTTCGCCCAGCGCGACGGCGCGATTGCCGACGAAGCGCAGCGCAACGGCATTGGCATCACCACGGCGAAATACCTGCGCGGCGCGCGCGTGGTGAGGGCGTTCAACTTCATGGGCGCGACCAACTTTGCCAATGAACATCACCGGCCCGGCGGCCTGATCGCCGTGCCGATCGCCGGTGACGACGAGGCGGCGCTGCAGGTGGCGGCGCGGCTGGTGCGCGACGCGGGGTTCGAGCCGGTGGTGGTGGGGCCGCTGGCCAGCGCGGACAGGTTCGCGCCAGGCGGACCCCTGTTTCGGCAGATCGGCACGGCCGAAGAATTCCGCAGGAAGATGAGCGGGCAATAG
- a CDS encoding beta-propeller fold lactonase family protein — translation MLSHLLRRTPCSFAAALLALACPLVAHAAQAYVSTEGGGIAVIDLERLEAVASLPAGGKGPRGLGVTADGKYLLAANKDTGDVSVIELATGQPVRRVPIGQNPEFVRMAGDQAFVTFEPGERSGPPGAAPTPPAKGKGTDDKPLPAEIAVIDLKDWRVSRTIRSGLETEGIEFSRDGKLMLVTNEGDDTVTVYEKASGRQVKLLPMPAGSRPRGIKASPDGARYVVTLENTNAFVVLDATDFRVQRTVPTRTGPYGVAFDRAGARLFVAASRADSLQVFDAQTFALLTEIPVGKRCWHFSFTPDDARLLVACGRSNAVLVFDARTYKPVKQFDGLPLSWGIVTFPKSVGSIDSP, via the coding sequence ATGCTCTCGCATCTGTTACGCCGTACGCCATGCAGCTTCGCGGCCGCCTTGCTTGCGCTGGCGTGCCCGCTCGTAGCCCACGCGGCGCAGGCCTACGTATCGACCGAAGGCGGCGGTATCGCAGTCATCGACCTGGAGCGGCTCGAAGCCGTCGCCAGTCTGCCGGCGGGTGGCAAGGGCCCGCGCGGGCTGGGCGTGACCGCCGATGGCAAATACCTGCTGGCGGCCAACAAGGACACCGGCGACGTGTCGGTGATCGAACTGGCCACCGGCCAGCCGGTCCGGCGCGTGCCGATCGGTCAGAACCCGGAGTTCGTGCGCATGGCGGGCGACCAGGCCTTCGTCACGTTCGAACCGGGCGAGCGCTCCGGCCCGCCCGGCGCCGCGCCGACGCCGCCCGCAAAGGGCAAGGGCACTGACGACAAGCCGCTGCCGGCTGAAATCGCCGTGATCGACCTGAAAGACTGGCGTGTGAGCCGGACCATCCGCAGCGGGCTGGAAACCGAAGGGATCGAGTTCTCGCGCGATGGCAAGCTGATGCTGGTCACCAACGAAGGCGACGACACCGTCACGGTCTACGAAAAAGCCAGCGGCAGGCAAGTGAAGCTGCTGCCGATGCCGGCCGGCTCGCGCCCGCGCGGGATCAAGGCAAGCCCCGACGGCGCCCGCTACGTGGTGACGCTGGAAAACACCAACGCCTTCGTGGTGCTCGACGCCACGGACTTCCGCGTGCAGCGCACCGTGCCGACGCGCACCGGTCCCTACGGCGTGGCGTTCGATCGCGCCGGCGCGCGGCTGTTCGTCGCCGCGTCGCGCGCCGACTCCCTGCAGGTGTTCGATGCGCAGACCTTCGCACTACTGACCGAGATCCCGGTCGGCAAGCGCTGCTGGCATTTCAGCTTCACGCCGGACGATGCGCGGCTGCTGGTGGCGTGCGGCCGCTCCAATGCGGTCCTGGTCTTCGACGCGCGCACCTACAAGCCGGTGAAGCAGTTCGACGGGCTGCCGCTGAGCTGGGGCATCGTGACCTTTCCGAAAAGCGTGGGTTCGATCGATTCGCCGTAA